The genomic DNA CAAACTCGAGGGACTCCACCCCATCGAGGTGTGCGAAAGGACGGAAGCCGTCTATCGCTATGACAAGAACGGATACTTTCTGCCCTTTCTCAATCAACGATACCTCGTCATTCCCAACCAGCGGAAGATCATGAGGATCAGACCCGACGAGACCTTGGAGAGTGAGCCCGTGAGTATGGGCTTCTATCTCATGTCTCTATTCTATCTCACGGACGCAAAAAAGGTGCAGCCCGCAAGGCGTTGGATCAGCGAAAAGGATCTGAGAGGCGGCGAAATGTTCTTCCGCGGCCCTCATGCCTTGCCGCTAACGGAGGTAACCGAGAAATACGGGGACGATCCGGAGGCTTTTCTTGAGGCGGGCAAGCGGCTGGGCGGTGTGAAGATGCTTTACGGGGACATGGCCTTTGGACTGGACGTCTTCCCCAAGATACTGCTCGTCTACATCCTGTGGAAGGGTGATGAGGAATTCTCCTCGCGGGTGCAGGTACTCTTCGACCAGACCATCCAGGAGCACTTCCCCCTGGATGTCATCTGGTGTGCCGTCTCGGAGGTCAACCGCCGCCTGGTGAGTCTCAAGATCTAGCCTCTTGCCCGGCTTCCCGGCTCTTGATCTCTGCCAACTTTTCCGCCAGAGAAGCGACGTAATCCCTCCCCTTGGGACCGTTCTCAAGTGAGCCAAGCCACTCACAGGGGATCTCGCCGTATCCGTAATACGCCCCGGCAAGAGCACCTGCCATGGCCCCGATGGTATCTGTATCCCCGCCGCAGTTCACAGCCACGACCAGAGTATCTCTGAAGCTTTCGGCGAGAAGAAACGAGGCCAATGCCGGTGGAACCGCGCCAAGGGCACTTATATCGCAAGGAAAGCGTGATGCGATCCTCTCAATCGTCTCCCTCAGATCCCGCCCCCGGCGAATCTCCTTCACCCTTTCAATGGCCCTGGCCATATCCTCGCTTACGGAACGTACCGTCTCCGAAAGGGTATCGACAAATTCCGCTCTTTCGAGCGCCTCCCGCGAGATCCCCTTCAGTGTCGCCAGAGCCACGGCCTTTGCCTGGGCGAGCCCACCTGCGAGCCCCAGGGGATGCTGGTGAGTAATCCAGGTACAGGCGTGCGCCGCTTCTCGCAATCGGCCTGGAAGATCGTAGTAGAAAAACCCGATCGGGGCAATCCGCATGGCCCCCCCGTTGCCCCAGCTGTCCGTGCCTGCCTCATTCCATGCTACACCGCAACGCAGCCGCTCCATAACTCCGAAGATCCGCCCCCCATAGCCCCGATGCGGATCGAAGTTGGCCAGAAACCTCCTGCTTGTCAACTCCGGATCAAACCGCGGAGATTCCACCAGGCTCTCCATGATGCCTATCATCATCTCCGTGTCGTCCGTGTAAACACCTTCTTTCATCCTGCCGAGAAGCCCATAGGCCGCCCGGATCATCTGGGAGCTCCAGCCTTCGACCGGCCGGCCGAGAGCGTCTCCCACAAAAGTGCCGAGAGCCGATCCCTTGAACCGCGCCTTCAAATGCTCCAGAACTCCGGGGCTGCCGGCTTTCCTCTGCTCCGGAGTCACGGCCCTCCCTCTTCCATCCTCTTTCTCAGTTCCAGACCCTCCGAAACCAGCTCCAGCAGTTGATGGATCCGGAAGGGTTTGGAAATCTGAAGATCTATCCCGCTCTCCCTTACCTTCTGCTTGTCCAGGGTCGCCCCCCACCCCGTGATTATGATCACGGGTGTCTTGGAATTGATCTCCTTTATCGCCTTTGCCACCTGCCACCCGGAAATCTCGGGCATTCCGAGATCGGTGAAAACCAGATCGAACTCTCCCTCCTTGAAGATCTTTATTCCCTCTTCCCCTCCTGAGGCCAGGGTCACTCGATGGCCCTCAAGAGTGAGAATGTCATACAGGTTTTTCCGAATCGCCTCCTCGTCATCCACCACCAGGATCGAGGCGGGCACCACGGTTCTATCGCGGGCCTCCCTCTCCTCAACGGGAGATCCTCCCATGGCCGCCGGGAGTTTGAGGGTAAAGGTCGTTCCTTTGTGTCTCTTACTCTTGATCAAGATCTCTCCTCCGTGTCGCTTGGCAATCCCATAGGAGACGCTGAGTCCTAAGCCAGAGCTTTGGGGCCCCCTGGTGGTGAAGAAAGGATCAAAGACCCGCTTCTGGACCTCCCTGCTCATCCCAACCCCGGTATCTGTCACAGAGACCCAACTGGTATCGTCTTCGGTTCCGGTTTCTATGAGAATATCCCCTCCCTCGGGCATGGCGTTGACGGCATTGACCACCAGGTTGATAAGGACCTCCCTCAGTTCTGAGGGATTTCCCAAAACAGGATGGACCTCGCCCAGGCTCTCGCTTACGGTTATTTTCACTCCTCTTGACTCTGCCTGGTCTTTCCACCGGGGCCGGGTCAGCTCGATGACATCTTTGACCAC from Deltaproteobacteria bacterium includes the following:
- a CDS encoding DUF3786 domain-containing protein; its protein translation is MTDEKNLEQTFAAYWDKLEGLHPIEVCERTEAVYRYDKNGYFLPFLNQRYLVIPNQRKIMRIRPDETLESEPVSMGFYLMSLFYLTDAKKVQPARRWISEKDLRGGEMFFRGPHALPLTEVTEKYGDDPEAFLEAGKRLGGVKMLYGDMAFGLDVFPKILLVYILWKGDEEFSSRVQVLFDQTIQEHFPLDVIWCAVSEVNRRLVSLKI
- a CDS encoding ADP-ribosylglycohydrolase family protein; its protein translation is MTPEQRKAGSPGVLEHLKARFKGSALGTFVGDALGRPVEGWSSQMIRAAYGLLGRMKEGVYTDDTEMMIGIMESLVESPRFDPELTSRRFLANFDPHRGYGGRIFGVMERLRCGVAWNEAGTDSWGNGGAMRIAPIGFFYYDLPGRLREAAHACTWITHQHPLGLAGGLAQAKAVALATLKGISREALERAEFVDTLSETVRSVSEDMARAIERVKEIRRGRDLRETIERIASRFPCDISALGAVPPALASFLLAESFRDTLVVAVNCGGDTDTIGAMAGALAGAYYGYGEIPCEWLGSLENGPKGRDYVASLAEKLAEIKSREAGQEARS